In Populus alba chromosome 1, ASM523922v2, whole genome shotgun sequence, a single window of DNA contains:
- the LOC118053934 gene encoding protein ELC-like, which produces MVPPPPNHQAIQQFLSSVLSQRGPSALPYTEDTKWLIRQHLVSLTSTFPSLEPKTATFTHNDGRTVNLLQADGTVPMTFESVTYNIPVIIWLIESYPRHPPCVYVNPTRDMVIKRSHSFVNPSGLVAVPYLQNWIYPSSNLVDLARELSMLFGRDPPLFSQRPRPSPNPSYHPNQSSLTNSSTFGSVGSGYPRQMARPPQYPPPSPPYGGGEGKAGTEDAAEVFKRNVINKLVENVHGDMLLLRKTRESEMESLFSAQAVLRRREEEINKGLKEMRDEMEGLESQLQVVLMNTDVLEAWVRQNEGKVKGGMEDIDVDKAFECVDVLSKQMLECTAADMAIEDVVYSLDKAVQEGAMPFVQYLRNVRLLSREQFFNRATAAKVRAAQMQAQVASMAARAPHYAS; this is translated from the coding sequence ATGGTTCCTCCACCACCAAACCACCAAGCAATCCAACAATTCCTCTCCTCCGTCCTCTCCCAACGCGGCCCCTCCGCCCTCCCTTACACGGAAGACACCAAATGGCTCATCCGTCAACACCTCGTCTCCCTGACCTCCACTTTCCCTTCCCTCGAACCCAAAACTGCTACCTTCACTCACAACGACGGCCGCACCGTCAATCTTCTCCAAGCAGACGGCACCGTTCCTATGACTTTCGAATCTGTCACTTATAACATCCCTGTTATTATCTGGCTTATCGAATCTTACCCTCGTCACCCTCCTTGTGTTTACGTCAATCCCACGCGCGACATGGTCATCAAAAGATCCCATTCTTTTGTTAATCCATCGGGCCTCGTTGCGGTCCCTTATTTACAGAATTGGATCTACCCCAGTTCTAATTTGGTTGATTTGGCTCGCGAATTGAGCATGCTTTTTGGGAGGGatcctcctcttttttctcaGCGTCCTCGCCCTAGCCCCAATCCCAGTTATCATCCGAATCAATCGAGTTTGACGAATTCGTCGACTTTTGGATCAGTGGGAAGTGGGTACCCGAGGCAGATGGCCAGGCCACCACAGTATCCACCACCGTCGCCTCCGTACGGTGGTGGCGAGGGGAAGGCGGGAACGGAGGATGCGGCGGAGGTTTTTAAAAGGAATGTGATTAATAAGCTTGTGGAGAATGTTCATGGGGACATGTTGCTGCTGAGGAAAACGAGGGAGTCGGAGATGGAAAGCTTGTTTAGCGCTCAAGCTGTGTTGAGGAGGAGAGAGGAGGAGATTAATAAAGGGTTGAAAGAAATGAGAGATGAAATGGAAGGGTTGGAGTCGCAATTGCAAGTTGTTTTGATGAATACGGATGTTTTGGAGGCGTGGGTTAGGCAAAACGAGGGGAAGGTGAAAGGGGGTATGGAGGACATTGATGTGGATAAGGCTTTTGAGTGTGTGGATGTTTTGTCGAAGCAGATGTTGGAGTGTACGGCAGCGGATATGGCGATTGAGGATGTGGTTTATTCGTTAGATAAAGCAGTGCAAGAAGGGGCAATGCCGTTTGTTCAATATTTGAGGAACGTGAGGTTGCTGTCTAGAGAGCAGTTTTTTAACAGAGCTACCGCAGCGAAAGTTAGGGCTGCACAAATGCAGGCTCAGGTTGCTAGTATGGCTGCTAGGGCGCCACATTATGCTAGCTGA